The Pseudomonas azotoformans genome has a segment encoding these proteins:
- a CDS encoding serine/threonine protein kinase, whose product MLRSLRCAALLGSLFLSASALAVDIDQASYGYPLTNPFEATIATTPPDLRPKLPSDDEINQSDYTLNMRPEREFSLPDNFWAVKKLTYRIAKQDRAAPLIFLIAGTGARFDSSINEYLKKLYYQAGYHVVQLSSPTSFDFISAASRFATPGITQEDAEDMYRVMQAVRAQNASLPVTDFYLTGYSLGALDAAFVSKLDETRRSFNFKKVLLLNPPVNLYTSITNLDKLVQTEVKGINNTTTFYELVLNKLTRYFQQKGYIDLNDALLYDFQQSKQHLTNEQMAMLIGTSFRFSAADIAFTSDLINRRGLIIPPKYPITESTSLTPFLKRALQCDFDCYLTEQVIPMWRARSDGGSLLQLVDQVSLYALKDYLHASPKIAVMHNADDVILGPGDLGFLRKTFGDRLTVYPLGGHCGNLNYRVNADAMLEFFRG is encoded by the coding sequence ATGCTCCGTTCCTTGCGCTGTGCTGCCCTGCTGGGCAGCCTTTTTCTGAGTGCGTCAGCACTGGCCGTCGACATTGACCAAGCCAGCTATGGCTACCCTTTGACCAACCCGTTTGAAGCCACCATCGCCACCACCCCGCCTGACCTTCGGCCCAAATTGCCAAGCGATGACGAGATCAACCAGTCCGATTACACCCTGAACATGCGCCCCGAGCGCGAATTCAGCCTGCCGGACAACTTCTGGGCGGTGAAGAAACTCACCTACCGCATCGCCAAGCAAGATCGTGCCGCGCCGCTGATCTTCCTGATCGCGGGCACCGGTGCGCGCTTCGACAGCAGCATCAACGAATACCTGAAAAAGCTGTACTACCAGGCCGGCTACCACGTGGTGCAACTGTCGTCGCCCACCAGCTTCGACTTCATCAGCGCCGCCTCGCGCTTCGCCACGCCGGGGATCACCCAGGAAGACGCCGAAGACATGTACCGCGTGATGCAAGCCGTGCGCGCGCAGAACGCTTCGTTGCCGGTGACCGACTTCTACCTCACCGGCTACAGCCTCGGCGCCTTGGATGCGGCGTTCGTCAGCAAGCTCGACGAGACGCGCCGCAGCTTCAACTTCAAGAAAGTCTTGCTGCTGAACCCGCCAGTCAACCTCTACACCTCGATCACCAACCTCGACAAGCTGGTGCAGACCGAGGTGAAAGGCATCAACAACACCACCACCTTCTATGAGTTGGTGCTGAACAAACTGACCCGCTACTTCCAGCAAAAGGGCTATATCGACCTGAACGACGCCCTGCTCTACGACTTCCAGCAATCCAAGCAGCACCTGACCAACGAACAGATGGCCATGCTGATCGGCACTTCGTTCCGTTTCTCGGCAGCTGACATCGCCTTCACCTCGGACCTGATCAACCGCCGCGGCTTGATCATCCCGCCGAAGTACCCGATCACCGAAAGCACCAGCCTGACGCCGTTCCTCAAGCGTGCGCTGCAGTGCGACTTCGACTGCTACCTCACCGAGCAGGTTATCCCGATGTGGCGCGCCCGCTCCGACGGCGGCAGCCTGTTGCAACTGGTCGACCAGGTCAGCTTGTACGCCCTCAAGGACTACCTGCACGCCAGCCCGAAAATCGCCGTGATGCACAACGCCGACGACGTGATCCTCGGCCCTGGCGACCTCGGCTTCCTGCGTAAAACCTTCGGCGATCGCTTGACCGTCTACCCGCTGGGCGGCCACTGCGGCAACCTCAATTACCGCGTCAACGCCGACGCCATGCTGGAGTTCTTCCGTGGCTAA
- a CDS encoding glycoside hydrolase family 17 protein, producing the protein MPATARFPALPYFFALILGLLALIGYWYGLGRPVVLPDVASATHKMQCASYTPFDKDQSPFDQPFTLRPERMDADLALLATRFECIRTYSMTGLEALPDMARKHGLKVMAGAWVSSDPVATQKEIDELIASANAHPDVVTSVIVGNEALLRKEVTAAQLVKLIQTVKSQIKQPVTYADVWEFWLQHPEIAPAVDFLTIHLLPYWEDDPSGIDQALKHVGDVRQTFGNKFAPKDILIGETGWPSEGRQRETAVPSRVNEAKFMRGFVAMAEANGWHYNLIEAFDQPWKRASEGAVGGYWGLFDADRQDKGILAGPVTNVPYWPLWLAVGGMILLGTLALGGRVRSTRAALALPLLGAVAACSIGTWAELTRVTARFNDEWVWAGLLLVLNLLVLAHAALALNAQEGWRERAFNWLEQRAGWLVAIAGFAGAVMMLALVFDPRYRSFPSAALVLPALVYLVRPVTGPRREIALLAFIIGAGIAPQLYREGLLNQQAWGWAVVSLLMVVALWRCLRVRKA; encoded by the coding sequence ATGCCCGCGACTGCCCGCTTCCCCGCCCTGCCCTATTTTTTCGCCTTGATCCTCGGCCTGCTGGCCCTGATCGGTTACTGGTATGGCCTCGGCCGGCCGGTGGTATTGCCCGACGTCGCCAGTGCCACGCACAAGATGCAGTGCGCGTCCTATACCCCTTTCGATAAAGACCAATCGCCGTTCGACCAGCCATTCACGCTGCGTCCGGAGCGCATGGACGCTGACCTCGCCCTGCTGGCGACCCGCTTCGAGTGCATCCGCACCTATTCCATGACCGGCCTGGAAGCTTTGCCGGACATGGCGCGCAAGCACGGGCTGAAAGTGATGGCCGGCGCCTGGGTCAGCAGTGACCCGGTCGCAACCCAAAAGGAAATCGACGAACTGATCGCCTCGGCCAACGCCCATCCGGACGTGGTGACCTCAGTGATCGTCGGCAACGAAGCGCTGCTGCGCAAGGAAGTCACCGCCGCACAGCTGGTGAAGCTGATCCAGACCGTCAAAAGCCAGATCAAGCAACCGGTGACCTACGCGGACGTGTGGGAGTTCTGGCTGCAACACCCGGAAATCGCCCCGGCCGTGGATTTCCTCACCATCCACTTGTTGCCGTACTGGGAAGATGACCCGTCCGGCATCGACCAGGCCCTCAAGCACGTGGGCGATGTGCGCCAGACCTTCGGCAACAAGTTTGCCCCCAAGGACATCCTGATCGGTGAAACCGGCTGGCCAAGCGAAGGCCGCCAGCGTGAAACCGCCGTGCCGAGCCGGGTCAATGAAGCGAAATTCATGCGTGGTTTTGTCGCCATGGCCGAGGCCAATGGCTGGCACTACAACCTGATCGAAGCCTTTGACCAGCCGTGGAAACGTGCGAGCGAAGGCGCCGTGGGCGGTTACTGGGGCCTGTTCGATGCGGATCGCCAGGACAAGGGCATCCTCGCCGGGCCGGTGACCAATGTGCCGTACTGGCCGCTGTGGCTGGCCGTCGGCGGGATGATCTTGCTGGGCACCCTGGCATTGGGGGGTCGCGTACGCAGCACGCGTGCCGCGCTTGCCCTGCCGTTGTTGGGCGCCGTTGCAGCCTGCTCCATTGGCACCTGGGCCGAGCTGACCCGCGTGACGGCACGTTTCAATGATGAATGGGTGTGGGCAGGTTTGCTGCTGGTGTTGAACCTGCTGGTGCTGGCCCATGCGGCCTTGGCCTTGAACGCGCAGGAAGGTTGGCGTGAGCGGGCGTTCAACTGGCTGGAGCAACGCGCAGGCTGGTTGGTGGCGATCGCTGGGTTCGCGGGCGCGGTGATGATGCTGGCGTTGGTGTTCGACCCGCGCTATCGCAGCTTCCCGAGCGCGGCGCTGGTGTTGCCGGCGTTGGTTTACCTGGTGCGTCCAGTGACAGGACCGCGCCGGGAGATTGCGCTGCTGGCCTTTATCATCGGTGCGGGTATTGCGCCGCAGTTGTACCGTGAAGGCCTGTTGAATCAGCAGGCGTGGGGTTGGGCGGTGGTTAGCCTGCTGATGGTTGTGGCTTTGTGGCGGTGCTTGCGGGTGCGTAAGGCTTAA
- a CDS encoding glycine betaine ABC transporter substrate-binding protein, with amino-acid sequence MKMRRLLGAAATLVVAMSSTLASADSKTLSIGYVDGWSDSVATTHVAAEVIKAKLGYDVKLQAVATGIMWQGVATGKLDAMLSAWLPVTHGEYWAKNKDKVVDYGPNFKDAKIGLIVPEYVKAKSIEDLKTDTTFKNKIVGIDAGSGVMLKTDEAIKQYGLDYKLQASSGAAMIAELTRAEDKQESIAVTGWVPHWMFAKWKLRFLDDPKGIYGAAETVNSIGSKGLEKKAPEVAAFLKKFQWASKDEIGEVMLAIQEGAKPDAAAKDWVAKHPERVAEWTGK; translated from the coding sequence ATGAAGATGCGACGACTCTTGGGCGCAGCTGCCACTCTGGTAGTTGCGATGAGCTCCACACTGGCCAGCGCCGACAGCAAGACCCTGAGCATCGGCTATGTGGACGGCTGGTCCGACAGCGTGGCCACCACCCACGTGGCGGCAGAAGTGATCAAGGCCAAGCTCGGTTATGACGTGAAACTGCAAGCCGTTGCCACCGGGATCATGTGGCAGGGCGTGGCCACCGGCAAGCTTGACGCCATGCTCTCCGCCTGGCTGCCGGTCACCCACGGTGAATACTGGGCCAAGAACAAGGACAAGGTGGTCGACTACGGCCCCAACTTCAAGGATGCGAAGATCGGCCTGATCGTGCCGGAATATGTCAAAGCCAAGTCCATCGAAGACCTCAAGACCGACACCACCTTCAAGAACAAGATCGTCGGCATCGACGCAGGTTCTGGCGTGATGCTCAAGACCGACGAAGCCATCAAGCAATACGGCCTCGATTACAAGCTGCAAGCCAGTTCGGGCGCGGCGATGATCGCCGAGTTGACCCGTGCCGAAGACAAACAGGAATCCATTGCGGTCACCGGTTGGGTGCCACACTGGATGTTCGCCAAGTGGAAACTGCGTTTCCTGGACGATCCAAAAGGGATTTATGGTGCTGCTGAAACCGTCAACAGCATCGGCAGCAAGGGCCTGGAGAAGAAAGCGCCGGAAGTCGCAGCCTTCCTGAAGAAATTCCAGTGGGCCTCCAAGGACGAAATCGGCGAAGTCATGCTGGCGATTCAAGAAGGCGCCAAGCCTGATGCCGCCGCCAAGGATTGGGTCGCCAAGCACCCTGAGCGTGTCGCCGAGTGGACCGGTAAATAA
- a CDS encoding DUF485 domain-containing protein encodes MNDSIYLSIQNSPRFKELVRKRERFAWILSAIMLGLYSAFILLIAYGPQVLGAKLSPGSSITWGIPLGVGLIVSAFILTGIYVRRANGEFDDLNNAILKEAAQ; translated from the coding sequence ATGAACGACAGCATTTACCTCTCGATTCAAAACAGCCCGCGTTTCAAGGAGCTGGTGAGAAAAAGGGAAAGGTTCGCCTGGATTCTCTCGGCGATCATGCTAGGGCTTTACTCCGCTTTCATCCTGTTGATCGCCTACGGGCCACAAGTACTGGGGGCCAAGCTCAGCCCCGGTTCGTCGATTACCTGGGGCATTCCCCTGGGCGTCGGGCTGATTGTGTCTGCCTTCATCCTGACCGGCATCTACGTGCGCCGGGCCAATGGCGAGTTTGACGACCTGAACAATGCGATTCTCAAGGAGGCTGCGCAATGA